A DNA window from Candidatus Zixiibacteriota bacterium contains the following coding sequences:
- a CDS encoding DUF6055 domain-containing protein, producing the protein MKRFKWGILVFLGLGMIFICYPGVVKSAYAVDKGTVELIEDAYKNGEIDYETSLIYKVQTIRQPEKIPAKYKAKVERIFKSATPILLEVRKSWPGLSSQTQATLKTLLARPSNAYSYNSLDGHFKIHYDTTGINKVPTTDANSNGVPDYVENLALYADSSYRTMITYLGYRIPPSDGSAGGDSKYDIYTEDMGYYGYTQWEFPGPQPWNDYTSYVSVHNNFIGFPPNTDPEGNQKGAMKVTVAHEYFHAVQFAYDVFESGWYMEISSTWMETIAYHTVNDNYNYLPYFFNYPDVSLQATTIHEYAAFIWDMYLSTNFGNDIIKDIWERCITGSAINEIDNALSARGSSRNKEFKEFTVWNYITGARNDGLHFPDASNYPLIKLMRTHSTYPVTNNTSSMTPDNLSANYIQFNPTSNPANLNIKFDGQTGYFWGLKALGVKLNGTYSYSEFEFPVDDTGYGEGSIPNLENYDYVILIPSVLSTSGTNLNFTYSAWLTAADTVHKVDVTSSPNKQVINASTDTSYFYVQNTGIVTDTFSIAISDKRGWLQNPGSFVDTLASGEIDTFRTISKIPYNAVLNTADSLKLVSSSLSNPLVKDSSSVILTVIAVRGDANSNGSITVADAVFLIAYLLKGGPAPQYYGTGDANCDGQITIGDVVYLVNYLFKSGPPPCFSG; encoded by the coding sequence ATGAAAAGGTTTAAGTGGGGTATTCTGGTTTTCCTGGGGCTTGGAATGATTTTTATTTGTTACCCTGGGGTTGTGAAATCTGCTTATGCAGTTGATAAGGGGACTGTAGAGCTGATTGAGGATGCCTACAAGAATGGAGAGATCGATTACGAGACCAGTCTGATCTATAAAGTCCAGACTATTCGCCAACCCGAGAAAATACCTGCAAAATACAAGGCAAAAGTAGAGAGGATTTTTAAAAGTGCCACGCCTATTCTATTAGAAGTCAGGAAAAGTTGGCCCGGTCTCTCTTCCCAGACTCAGGCAACCTTAAAAACTCTTTTAGCCCGACCGTCCAACGCTTATTCTTATAATAGCCTGGATGGGCATTTTAAAATCCATTATGATACCACTGGGATAAACAAAGTTCCTACAACTGACGCCAATAGTAACGGCGTTCCCGATTATGTAGAAAATTTAGCGCTTTATGCAGATAGTTCTTATCGAACCATGATTACCTACTTAGGTTATAGAATTCCGCCTTCAGATGGCTCTGCTGGAGGAGATAGTAAATATGACATCTATACTGAGGATATGGGATATTATGGATATACCCAGTGGGAATTTCCCGGTCCCCAGCCCTGGAACGATTACACCAGTTATGTATCAGTTCATAACAACTTCATCGGCTTTCCGCCGAATACTGATCCAGAAGGAAATCAAAAGGGAGCTATGAAGGTAACTGTAGCTCATGAATACTTCCATGCAGTCCAGTTTGCTTATGATGTATTTGAGTCTGGCTGGTATATGGAGATTTCCTCTACCTGGATGGAGACTATCGCTTATCATACGGTAAACGATAACTACAACTATTTGCCCTATTTCTTCAATTATCCAGATGTTTCCTTGCAGGCAACCACGATCCATGAATATGCCGCCTTTATCTGGGATATGTATCTTTCCACCAATTTCGGTAACGATATTATAAAAGATATCTGGGAGAGATGTATAACCGGCTCCGCGATCAATGAGATAGACAATGCTCTCAGTGCGCGGGGAAGCAGCCGCAACAAAGAATTCAAGGAATTCACTGTTTGGAACTATATCACCGGCGCAAGAAACGATGGACTGCACTTCCCGGATGCAAGTAATTATCCTCTAATAAAGCTGATGAGGACCCATTCTACCTACCCTGTAACCAATAACACCTCCAGCATGACTCCGGACAATTTGTCAGCCAACTATATCCAGTTCAACCCGACTTCTAATCCTGCTAATCTGAACATCAAATTCGACGGACAGACTGGTTATTTCTGGGGTTTAAAAGCTTTGGGAGTCAAGCTAAACGGGACTTACAGTTATTCCGAATTTGAGTTTCCGGTGGATGATACCGGATACGGTGAAGGTTCGATTCCTAATCTGGAAAACTATGATTATGTAATATTGATCCCCAGCGTCCTTTCTACCTCCGGCACTAATCTTAATTTCACTTATTCGGCTTGGCTCACCGCTGCTGACACCGTTCATAAAGTCGATGTCACCTCTAGCCCGAACAAGCAGGTGATCAATGCCAGCACTGACACCTCTTATTTTTATGTCCAGAATACCGGTATAGTAACTGATACTTTTTCCATCGCGATTTCTGACAAACGCGGGTGGCTTCAGAACCCTGGTTCGTTTGTGGATACTCTTGCTTCTGGAGAAATTGATACCTTCAGGACCATTTCAAAGATCCCTTACAATGCAGTTTTGAACACAGCAGACTCTTTGAAATTAGTCTCTTCTTCTCTTTCCAATCCACTGGTTAAAGATTCTTCCAGCGTCATTCTGACGGTAATAGCTGTGAGAGGAGATGCCAACAGTAATGGTTCCATTACTGTGGCAGATGCTGTTTTTCTGATAGCTTATCTACTTAAAGGTGGTCCTGCACCTCAGTACTATGGAACCGGGGATGCTAACTGCGATGGTCAGATAACTATCGGCGATGTAGTCTATCTGGTAAATTACCTGTTTAAATCTGGGCCTCCGCCCTGCTTTAGCGGGTAA
- the dinB gene encoding DNA polymerase IV, with translation MEPKKKRTILHVDMDAYFASVEQKANPHLRGKPIMVCGDPNGRSVVTTSSYEARAWGVKTGMTLWEAKKACPQGILLPCDPDKYVEVSLNLLSIYKGFTPAVEVFSIDESFLDITGTERLFGSPLQLAEKLKKKIRDETGLTCSVGIASTKLLAKLASDMRKPDGLFWLKDEKVAEFLEDLPISEICGIGPKLTFYLNKLGIRTCGELFRYPVQLLEERFGKIGIYLHRMALGLDEGPVLLTESESEYKGDGEKVKSVGHSITLPKDTRNREVAKNYLLSLSEQVARRLRRKHYKGKTVSLVIRFPDFSHFSQQKTIKEFIDDAREIYQTALSLLEQINIETLGVRLVGVSVSNLIKGVGQLSLFRKEWREQMLLEAMDEVNDRYGEFTLTWGRLLDKVKTTNILSPAWRPEKHVRKFGEEYLDSHCEPVG, from the coding sequence ATGGAACCAAAGAAGAAAAGAACCATTTTGCACGTGGATATGGACGCCTATTTTGCCTCGGTGGAGCAGAAGGCTAATCCCCATTTGAGAGGTAAGCCGATTATGGTCTGCGGTGACCCCAATGGTAGAAGCGTGGTTACCACTTCCTCTTATGAGGCCAGAGCCTGGGGGGTAAAGACCGGGATGACCCTGTGGGAGGCAAAAAAAGCTTGTCCCCAGGGGATTTTACTCCCCTGCGATCCGGACAAATACGTGGAGGTCTCCTTAAATCTCTTGAGTATCTATAAAGGATTTACCCCCGCAGTTGAAGTCTTTTCCATAGATGAGTCTTTTTTAGACATAACTGGAACTGAAAGATTGTTCGGAAGCCCGCTTCAGTTAGCTGAAAAACTAAAGAAAAAAATAAGAGACGAAACAGGCTTAACCTGTTCAGTCGGGATCGCCTCTACCAAGCTCTTAGCCAAATTAGCCTCGGACATGAGAAAACCGGATGGCTTATTCTGGTTAAAAGATGAAAAAGTAGCTGAGTTTTTAGAAGACCTGCCCATCTCGGAGATATGCGGAATAGGTCCAAAACTCACATTTTACCTTAACAAATTAGGAATCCGCACCTGCGGAGAATTATTCCGTTATCCGGTACAACTCTTAGAGGAAAGATTCGGGAAGATAGGCATATATTTACACCGTATGGCTCTGGGGTTAGATGAAGGTCCGGTTCTTTTAACCGAGTCCGAATCTGAATACAAAGGAGATGGGGAAAAAGTCAAATCTGTGGGGCATTCTATAACTCTGCCTAAGGATACTCGCAACCGGGAGGTGGCGAAAAACTATCTTCTGAGCTTATCTGAGCAGGTAGCCAGAAGGTTGAGAAGGAAACATTACAAAGGGAAGACCGTTTCTCTGGTGATTCGTTTTCCGGATTTCTCCCATTTCTCCCAGCAAAAAACCATAAAGGAATTCATAGACGATGCCAGGGAAATATACCAGACCGCCCTTTCCCTGTTAGAGCAGATAAACATCGAGACCTTAGGAGTCAGGCTGGTTGGGGTAAGCGTTTCCAATCTGATAAAGGGAGTAGGCCAGCTCTCTTTATTCAGAAAAGAATGGAGAGAGCAGATGCTCTTGGAGGCTATGGATGAGGTAAATGACCGCTACGGGGAGTTTACTCTTACCTGGGGCAGGCTTTTAGATAAAGTTAAAACGACTAATATCCTCTCCCCTGCCTGGAGACCGGAGAAACACGTGAGAAAATTCGGAGAGGAATACTTAGACAGTCATTGCGAACCGGTAGGGTGA